A genome region from Purpureocillium takamizusanense chromosome 8, complete sequence includes the following:
- a CDS encoding uncharacterized protein (SECRETED:SignalP(1-19~SECRETED:cutsite=ATG-QS~SECRETED:prob=0.6329)~EggNog:ENOG503PR0W), translated as MALPLYFLLLSAISLVATGQSPAQCDFQWQPPNSCRCALNQTSNNTAPANWLYSSELNSDALTILRRPDTPGAQIIYNWKQLEPTEGQYNFSQIEADLSRVESLGKNLWIWLLFQSYNRSRNPTPGYLNQSMYNNGSVMALGRPGEPGGWVAMQWNAHVRARFQLLLTKLAERFDGRIYGINLDETSVQLSPAVAKASAFSPKAWYDAEQENILHARRAFSSSHVVQFVNFWPGELYSNDAVMNDSFAFYAEHGIGFGGPDNIPWNCPYMTNSYPLYSQYKNKVPIRITSVQEPDYKDYINPQTNSTFTKDEFIQFARDYLQVDIIFWAVTSPLYNAAVPGRKRRPLTGPGLGPN; from the coding sequence ATGGCTCTACCACTTTACTTTCTCCTTTTGTCCGCAATCTCCCTCGTTGCAACGGGCCAAAGCCCGGCTCAATGCGACTTCCAATGGCAGCCGCCCAATAGCTGTCGCTGTGCACTGAACCAAACCAGTAATAATACGGCCCCAGCGAATTGGCTTTACAGCAGTGAGCTCAACTCGGATGCACTGACAATCTTGCGACGACCTGATACGCCAGGAGCACAGATCATCTACAACTGGAAGCAGCTTGAACCAACAGAGGGACAATACAACTTCTCTCAGATTGAAGCGGACCTAAGCAGAGTTGAATCCTTGGGAAAGAACCTTTGGATCTGGCTCCTTTTCCAGAGCTACAATCGTTCTCGCAACCCAACCCCGGGCTATCTCAATCAATCCATGTACAACAATGGAAGCGTCATGGCATTGGGCCGACCGGGCGAGCCGGGCGGCTGGGTGGCCATGCAGTGGAATGCGCACGTTCGTGCCCGATTTCAGCTGCTCCTGACAAAGCTCGCGGAACGATTCGACGGTCGAATCTACGGCATCAACCTGGACGAGACATCCGTACAGCTCAGTCCAGCGGTGGCAAAAGCGTCGGCCTTCAGCCCCAAGGCTTGGTACGACGCCGAACAGGAAAATATACTGCACGCAAGACGAGCATTCAGCTCGTCCCATGTGGTTCAGTTCGTCAACTTCTGGCCCGGGGAACTGTACTCCAACGATGCCGTCATGAACGACTCCTTCGCCTTTTACGCAGAGCACGGCATTGGTTTCGGAGGCCCCGACAACATACCCTGGAACTGTCCATACATGACAAACTCTTATCCGTTGTACAGCCAGTACAAGAACAAGGTTCCTATCCGGATAACCTCGGTTCAGGAACCCGACTACAAAGACTATATCAACCCACAGACGAACTCTACCTTCACCAAGGATGAGTTTATCCAATTTGCTAGGGACTACCTCCAGGTGGACATTATTTTCTGGGCAGTTACCTCGCCGCTCTATAACGCAGCGGTGCCAGGTAGAAAACGGCGCCCTCTTACTGGGCCTGGGCTTGGACCAAATTGA